The Penaeus vannamei isolate JL-2024 chromosome 2, ASM4276789v1, whole genome shotgun sequence region AATGCTTTCCTTTACCTATATACTCCTGTTTAATCttattctaaatatttttttttatatctacgtCACCGATGTTTAcaacttcatttcctttttaggTCAGAATGCAAGTTGTTAATTACAGATATTTCCTAAAGACATAAAGCGGATGCTGATGAAATCACAAGTAATAAatgcaaaattatatatttagatatcatCTGGATTATTTGTAAACAAGGGTAACGTGTGTATAGAAATCTTGCAACACATAGCTATTATTTGAACGGTAATTACACATAATTTACATATCGATTCTATTATAATCTTATTGCACGCGGGAGCTTGTGTTTGGCtcagcgtgtgtgcgtgagtgtgttgtaATCACGTGGTTTAAGAAGcggaaaaaatgcaataattagTGGATGTTTTAAAATTTCTTTATGCGTCACTGAAAgtcgcatgtttatatatattgtgtgtgtgtaattgcgtgtgaaggcgtgtgtgtttgtgtgtgtgtgtttgtgggtgagtgtgtgtgtatgtgtgtatgtgtgttggtgcgtgtatatgtacgtaagtgtgcgtgtacgtgtgtgtgcatttacgtgtGTTTTTCTTCTACATGTATCTgaaaccaaacacacacccactctacataaacaaacaaacaaacaaacacacatctcccaaacacaaaacaaacacacaatacccACACCTCATATTTAAAAacacccctccctgccccctcccacaccccctcattcatatattcccccccccacccttccaccaccaccctcccccttccccctcccccctccccccctcattcatGCCTTCCCCCACccgtccataaaaaaaaaaaaaaactaagaccaCCCTACGTCACGCTACTTTGCATGCTGCTGCCGGGCTGCACGTTGCCGCTGGAGGAGACTGCAGATGGCGGCCCCGTGTTCGGCTAATGCGATTGCTTGCACTGCGCTAACATGGCCGGTCATTAGCGGctgtcttttgttattgtttggagACGcggtgatatgtatgtatgtatgtatatatatatatatatatatatatatatatatatatatatatatatatatgtatgtatgtgtatatgtgtgtgtgtgtgtatatatgtgtatgtttatatatatatatatatatatatatatgtatatatatatatatatatatatttatgtatgtgtatatgtatgtgtgtatgtgtatatatatatatacatatatatatatatatatgtatatatatatatgtatatatatatatttatgtatacatatatatatatatatatatatatatatatatatatatatatatatatatatatatatatatatatatatatatatatatatttctattcatatatacacacatatatatacatacatacatatatctatctatctatctatcatctctctctctctctctctctctctctctctctctctctctctctctctctctctctctctctctctctctatatatatatatatatatatatatatatatatatatatatatgcacatatatatatgtatatgtatatatatatatatatatatatatatatatatatatatatatatatatatgtatgtatatgtaaacacacacacagacacgcacacacacacacacatatatatatatatatatatatatatatatatatatatatatatatgtatatatacatatacatgtatgtatgtatatatgtatctataccaatatacatactatatatgtacatacataaatacatacatacatacatacatacatatatatatatatatatatatatatatatatatatatatatatatatatatatatatatatatatatgtttgtgtgtgtgtgtgtgtgacacacatacacacactgacttcTAGGTAAGACTGTAAACAGAGCTATCCCACTGTGGTGGCGAAGGGCAGCAATTCGAGCCCAATGAAATATggcatttattataatcatagcaTACATCGGCACATTGGCTGTACAATATAGGCGGCGAAGAGTATATCATTCTGAGTCACCTTGAAATTGCTAACTTGCATGTTATGAATGCAGTGTGCAATCGTAGTGTATTTGATTTATGAATTTCTCTGTGGAgctggtagtgtgtgtgtttgtgtgtgtgtgtacttgtgtgtgtgtttgtgtgtgtttgtatgtgtgtgtgtgtttgtgtgtgtgtttgtgtgtgtgtgtgtttgtgtgtgtgtgtgtttgtgtgtgtgtgtgtgtgtgtttgtatgtgtgtgtgtttgtatgtgtgtgtttttgggtatgtgtgtttgtgtgcgtgtgattttgtgtgtgtgtgtttgtatgtgtgtttgcgtgtgtgtttgtatgtgtgtgtgtgtgtttgtatgtgtgtgtttgcgtgtgtgtgcgtgtttatatgtgtaagtgagtgtcggtatgtatgtagcctatatgtatgtgtgtgtttgtgtgtgtatacatcccaTCGCCATAACGACAATAAATAACAAGCAAGCCGCGACATATCCCGCAAAAAACAACCTACAAAGGCAAAAAATAACACCCCTTTCTCTACGACAATATTTGCCCAAGCGGCGACAACTTCAAAAGCTTCCTTAAATCCTGAGACACACGCATGGTTGTTGGATCTAGGACACGAAGACATGTTTTGAGGACACGGAAGGATTGTCGGGGTTCCTTTCGTGTTAATCGGCGATAAGGTTTAAAAGTCACATGACTGGATGATTATATAGTTCATGTGGATAATGTCGTTGATTTTCATGTGGTTAGGGATTTTCTAAGAATGAAAAGAGACATTCTAAGCTTTAACcctttaacttatatatatatatatatatatatatatatatatatatatatatatatatatatctatgtatatatatatatatatatatatatatatatatatatatatatatatatatatatatatgtatatatatatatatatatatatatatatatatatatatatatatatatatatatatgtgcgtgtgtgcgtgcgtgtgtgtgtgtgtgtgtgtgtgtttgtgtgtgtgtgtgtgtgtgtgtgtgtgtctatatacatatattagctcTTCTTATAACAAATTAAAATTTAATAGTTCATCTCATTATCAATTTAGACTAAGATCGACGTGTTTCAGGATTATAGAAGTAATAAAGTGCTTTAATATACCTTAGTGACCATGCGTGCACCATGAACTGCTTAGTCATTCACAATAATTTGATCTTGATgtctttttgtttacatttgtttgtctatataaacatttcatttttcattgttaCTCCAAATGTGTATCCAACTGCCTGCATGTGTATGCACTAGGCTATACAACATAACGCATCTTTGTACAATAGTCCATAACAACAAATCCAGATACGAgatatggaataatgcacaacCGCATTGATATGGTGAATAAATAACGGCCAAGATTCGAACCTGGGTCTTTGAAGGCAGCTAATTGCAAGAAAATTGCCAGTGTTTATCTTGTAGTTACCtgcccaggttcgaatcctggccggAGAGAGTAAGTTATTTATTCAAATTCATTTACTTAAAGACACACACTCTCCGAAACGTAAacaccaaagactatatacgtatatatagtctTATTGCTAGACACAGCAACGAGACCACTGCTTACGTAAtacgaaaagcaaaagaaaaagaaggagaagaaggaggagaaacagacgagaaacaaataaacaacgtgTCCTGAAATAGCCCCCGAGTTTTGGCGCCGCGGAAAATAAACTGGACGAGTTGATATCGGAAGGAAACGTCTTGCTTCAGGTACAGAAAGTTTCAGGTCTCCTCCTTGGTGACATCGCGCGGGGTCTgaagtttatttctcttttcgctGGACTAGTGGTTTAAAACAGATGTGCGGATCGTCTCCCTCGGATTCTGCAGGTATGATTTATGAAATAaagtcttgtctgtttgtttctctgtctgcctgtttgtctgtctgtctgtttgtctgtctgtctgtctgtctgtctctgttggtctcgctctctctctctctctctctctctctctctctctctctctctctctctcactctgtctctccctctctttctctcacacacactttatccccccccccctctctctctctctctctctctctctctctctacctctgccttcctcatttcctctctcacacacactttctctctctgtgcccccccccccgccctctctctctctctctctccctctctccctccccctccccctctctctgtctagatCTATAGACTCATCTATCAATCACTACCTATAAACCTATCTACGTCTCAGCTCCTATCATTCTCTACTTATCAGTTCATCCACCTATCGAACTTATCCCATTCACTTTTACCGCATTGGGCGCTCATAGAATCCTGACGTTGTATCCGAGTCTCTAAGCGAAGACTGATAATTATGTGTTCTGTGAGGATGTCAAGGAATCTGCAGTTAACAAGAGGTATATTCGTACCCGAGAGGCATGCTGCCAGGAGCAAGCAActgcattttccttttattttattttattttttttggcttGCATACCATTTCAGCCTTGTAAATTcgttgtacatgtatatatatatatatatatatatatatatatatatatatatatatatatatatatatacatatatatattaatatatatatatatatatatatatatatatatatgtatatacacacacacacacacacacacacacacacacacacacacacacacacacacacacacacacacacacacacacacacacacacacatacacacacacacacacacacacacacacacacacatacacacacacgcacacacacacacgcacacacgcacacacacacacacacacacacgccatcctGATATTATGAAATTGACTTTACCAACGCTGAAATATATTCAAGAACCCTTGTTTAAATTTCACATTCACAACATAGTAATCAGAGTTGTgatgaagaaaatataaacaaagaatatGGACAAACCAATAGATAAAATGACATAAAATCAGATCTATAAAACGAGAACAGAGAATAAATGAACCAAgcgaatagataatgataataattttgatgaaggCGGACCTACTTGACAggctgataatgaaaaagaatatgaaatacatataatttCTCTGTATATTAAAGGTCCATCACGCACCTAATATGCCCATGAGTTAAAAGGCCTATCATTCCTCTGTTAAATGCTTTATGCACATCAGCCTAGACGTACATTTTTCATGCGTGATTTTCTAAtttatgaggagaaagaggagaaggagaaagaggaggagaaagaggaggatgagaaagaggagaaggagaaagaggaggagaaagaggagaaggagaaagaggagaaggagaaagaggaggaggaagaacaaacagTTATGACAGTATTTTACAGACTAAAATTCTGGATTTGATGTATGTCGCCATTTGTTCCCTTTATCTCATTCATAATTCGGCtataaataaagacaaaggaaaaaataatgttcCTAAAAGTTCCTAAAAGTTCCTGTGATATACAAAGCAAATAGTTGTACTGTCCACTTACATAAGTCCAAGGAAAGATAGaatagtgctctctctctctctctctctctctctctctttctctctctctctctctctctctctctctctctctctctctctctctctctctctctctctctctctctctctccctctctcactctctctccctctgtctctctctctttctctctcacatacacactctgtctctctctaactctcaaactctctctctctctctccgtctccccctctctctgtctctccctctctttctctctcacatacacactctgtctctctctctctctcaaactctttaattctctctcttctccctctctctgtctctccctctctttctctctcacatacacactctgtctctctctaactctcaaactctctctctctctctctctctctctctctctcgtttgctcatAAATCTATCTCCAGACACGGCATATTGCAACGACATATTACTACGACGGCAAAAAAAACCCGAGTGAAAACCATAGATCTATCACCCATTGGAAAATCTATTGTCTGAATGGGAAGAGGATAACCAGTGCCACCTCGCTCATCCTGGCACTGAGCCAAAAGCAGGTCGTTGTGCGgggattgcaaaaaaaaaaaaaaaaaaaaaaaaaaaaaatcactttgccGGTAAATACTGGTTCAGCCTGGAGGAGTACCGGTGTTGAGTCTCTggcagaaaatgagaaacagtTTACGTCGTGttagatgaggaggagatgagataCTGATGTGGTGGGGTGATTTAGGGTGTATGTGAAGGGGTAATAGGGGTGGAAGTGGCTGTGTCTCGCTGGTTGAAAGGTATTTGGGGATTCATTTGGTTAGTGgcgatgtgtgtgtttatagatatacacatatacatatacatacaagcatgtatacatacatacatatacatacatacacacacacacacacacacacatatacatatatatatatatatatatatatatatatatacatatacatatatatgaatatatatatgaatatatatatatgtatatgatatatatatgtacatatttatttattgatttatttatgtatgtatatatataatatatatatatatatatatatatatatatatatatgtatatatatatatgtatacatatgtatatatatgtatatatatatatatggatatatatgtatatatatatgtatatatatagatatataaataaataaacatatatatatatatatatatacatatatatatatatatatatatatatatatatatatatatatatataaataaataaataaataaacaaatatatatatttatatatatatatatatatatatatatgtatatgtatataatatatatatatatatatataatatatatgtacatatatgtatatatatatatatatatatatattatatacatatacatatatatatatatatatatatataaatatatatatatatgcatatatatatgcacatatatatgcatatatatatatatatatatatatatatatatatatatatatatatatatacacacacaaactcacacacacacacacaaatacagacacgcacacacacacacagacagaagatacacatacacacacacgacacacaatatatatatatgtatatatatacatacatatatatacatgtatatgtatatatacatatacatatacatatgcatacatatatatgtatacatatatatatatatccatatatataatagagagagagagagagagagagaaagagagagagagagagagagagagaagaagtagtgagagaaagagagagagaggtaagagacagagagagagggagaaagagagagagacaaacagagatagagagaagagaagagagagagagagagaagagagagagagagagagagagagagagaaagagagagagagagagagatagagagagagaaagagagagagagagagagagagagagagatagagagataaagagatagatatgtatatatatatatgcatatatatctatatatctatatatatatctatatatatatatatatatatatttatatatatgtatgtatgtatgtatatatgtatgtatgtatgtatctatctatacatacatacacacatatatatatatatatatatatatatatatatatatatatatatatatatatgtatatatatatatatgtatgtatgtatgtatatatattcatatggttagtggctatgtgtgtgtttatagatacacacacacacacaaacacacacacacacacacacacacacatatatatatatatatatatatatatatatatacatatatatatatatatatatacatatatatatatatacatatatatatacatatatatatgtatatatgtatatatatatatatatatatatatatatatataattatatacatatacatatatatatatatatatatatatatatatatatatatatatataaatatatatatgtatatatatatatattatatatatatatatatatatatatatatatatatatatgtatatagagagagagagagagagagagagagagagagagagagagagagagaagaagagagagagagagagagagagagagagagagagagagagagagagagagagagagagagagagagagagagagagagagaaagagagagagagagagagagagagagagagagagagagagagagagagagagagagagagagagagagagagagagagagagagagagagagagagagagagagagagagagaaagagaaagagaaagagacagagaaagaaagagagaaagagagaaagagagaaagagagatagatagatagatagatagatagatagatagatagatagagagagagagagagagagagagagagagagagagagagagagagaaggtgaaagagagaaagagagagagagagaaagagaaagagaaagagagagaccctatacacacacattcacatatatgattacaaacagaaacacaaaaccGCACACActcataaagataaataaagtgaggagggggaggagagggtgtgttcGAGTGTCTATTTGTATGCATATCTGCTTTCGTGGTCATCTACATGTGCACATAAGCCTCACATTGCATGGGATTTCTCATGACTTTCGGATTCGGAGAACTGCCGTCGCGGGTGCCAACTAGGATGTAAACAATACAGTAGCGCATCACGAGGCATTCTGTCTGGCCTCGCGTAAAAGTTGCATGAAATTTTTGCTTTCGAGGCTCGAATCTCCCGTGAATGTGGACTATGTTACTTTGAACCTTGAAGGAAAATCGCGGGAtgatataattacttctattctgtttttctgtttttatctacTCTTTGATCCATTTATTTGGATAAGAAAGAGTTGGCTTGTCGTGGAGGGATCAGTTAACACAGTATCGCTCATGACTATATGCAATATCTTTaggttttgtattttgttttgattatgaAAGCTAATAGAAAACAACTATAATCACCAGTTAAACAGAAGACAAGCACATCTAGCTGAGTAAAAAGGAGTCTACTGTGCATCTGCATAAGGTCGTACAGCCGTCATAAACACACGACAAAAACTAACTTAGGGTGGCAAGCTTACAGTGCGATGAAGTTTACTAATGGGTGTTTATATGTACAAGGATGTTTATATGTGCAAGTATATCGTCATTTTATTGTTTACACTATACCTGTCATCAGCAGGATGTTCCTTTTGAATTCGCATAAAACTTTTCGATCTTATGCTACGTTATGAATAATTGTGAAAAAGCAAATTGTCGTGATGAAGGAAAcgtaataactatatatatgtatgtgtgtgtatgtgtacgtgtctgtgtgtgtgtgtgcgtctgtgtgtatgtatatatgtatgtatgtatatactatagatagatagatagatagatagatagatagatagatagatagatatgtgtgtgtgtgtgtgtgtgtgtgtaatttatatatatatatatatatatatatatatatatatatatatatatacatatagatatatatatatatatatatatatatatatatatatatatatatatatatatatatatatatatatatatatatatatattcatacatatatatgtgtagtacacacacaaacacacatatgtatatatatatatatatatatatatatatatataaatatatacatatatatatatatatatatatatatatatatatatatatatatatatatatatatatatatatatatatatatatatatatatatatatatatatatatatatatatatatatatatatatatatacacacatatatgtatgtatgtatatatgcatatatgcatatatacatatatatctacatcgatatctatatctatatatttataaatctatatgtatatgtatacgtatatctatatatatacctgcgtatacatgcatatatttgtatatgtgtatatatatatatgtatgtatatatatgtatatatgtgtatatatttgtatatatatatatatatatatatatatatatatatatatatatatatatatatatatatatatatatatatatatatatatatacatatatatatatgtatatatatatatatatatatatatatatatatatatatatatatatatatatatatatatatatatatatatatgtgtgtgtgtgtgtgtgtgtgtgtgtgtgtgtgtgtgtgtgtgtgtgtgtgtgtgtgtgtgtgtgtgtgtgtatacacatacatatccaaccATAAACGAAAGATAACAAGGTAAACATCAATCGAATGGTCTCATTGTAAAGTTCCCTCCAGAGCCAGCAATTGCTTGGCCAGCGCACCAGGAGCCGATGCTACTTTTAGAAATCGCTGGCACTCGCGAGACATCACAGTGCCTATTAGAACACTGGGATTTTGAGGCATTGTTGAGTTACAGGTTTTGTCTGGCGGTGCATGGTGTTGATAGGTAATGGTGGGTTCTGTTGCAGGAATGTTGAgtgggtttgtttttttgtgtgatgagggggatgatgatgaggttgtgaatgagggtggtggtgatggtgatgattgcggtggtgatgaggatgaggttgtgaatgatggtggtggtggtggtgttgatgataactaaatgaataaaagaattgataagcaaatgaataaaataattgataaccaaatgaataaaagaattgataaccaaatgaataaaataattgataactaaatgaataaaataattgataactaaatgaataaaagagttgataacaaaacaaataaaagaaccgataactaaattgataaatgaattgataactaaatgaataaaaaaatgataactaaataaatgaaataataactaaatgaataaaagaagtgacaactaaatgaataaaagaactgataactaaatgaataaaagaattgataagtaaatgaatatatgactAGGTAAATAAATTCAATTCATCAGATGTCGAGAGCTGTTTTGTCTACACTGCCAACCAGACCATGTTCTTATCTTTACTGGTTAGTCTAGGTATATCGGACACCCAGATATATCAGACTACTAGGTATATCAAACCCTTAGTTGGACCCCCAGCCATAATCGGACTTCCAGCTATATCTGATCCTTAGACACAACGGCCCCCCAGCCATATCGAAAAACATATCAGACATACCGGACCCCTATTCCATATCGGACCCTCAGTCGTATCGAACCCCCAGCTATACCGGTTCCCCAGCTATACCGGTCCCCCAGCCATATCGGACCCCAGACACACCGGACCCCAGCCATAACGGACCCCCATTTCATATAGAACCCCCAGACATATCGAACCCCTAGTTTATATCGAACCATGGGGCCCCCAGCCCATACCGGACCCCCAGACACACCGGACCCCCAGACATACCGGACCCCCAGACACGCGGACCCCCAGACACACGGACCCCCAGCCATATCAGACCCCCAGACATGCCGGTCCCCCAGCAATATCGGACCCTCATTTCATATCGAACCGCCAGTCATATCGAACCCCTAGCCTATATCGAACCATGGGACCCCCAGCCATATCGGACCCCCAGACGCACCGGACCCCCAGACACACCGGACCCCCAGACACACCGGACCCCAGACACACCGAACCCCCAGACATACGGGACCCCCAGACACACCGGACCCCCAGACATACGGGACCCCCAGACACACCGGACCCCCAGCCATATCGGACCCCCAGACACACCGGACCCCCAGACACACCGGACCCCCAGACACACCGGACCCCCAGACACACCGGACCCCAGACATACCGGATCCCCAGACACACCGGACCCCAGACACACCAGACCCCCAGACATACGGGACCCCCAGACACACCGGACCCCGAGACATACGGGACCCCCAGACACACCGGAACCCCAGACACACCGGACCCCCGACACACCGGAACCCCAGACACACCGGACCCCAGATACACCGGGCCCCCAGCCCATACCGGACCCCCAGACACACCGGAACCTCAGACACACCGGAACCCCAGACACACCGGAACCCCAGACACACCGGAACCCCAGACACACCGGAACCCCAGACACACCCGACCCCTAGACAAACTGAACCCCCAGACATATCGGACCCTCAGACACACCGGAACCCCAGACACACCGGACCCCCAGACACACCGGACCACCAGACACACCGGACCCCCAGACACACCGGACCCTCAGACACACCGGACCCCCAGACACACCGGACCCACGCGTACTCCCTCCCATATCTCTTAAAGCCCTGTCGATGACGTCTGCGCCCCTCCCTTCAGGTATCTTCTCAAGGGCGCGGTTCCAAGCTCGAATTGGAGGGCGAGGCCGCGAGGGAGGGGTTAAAAGGGGTGAGGTTGAGGGTGGAGTCTGAAGGTTAAACagctggggtgagggggagaggtagagagattttAACGAAAGGAACAGGTATACTTGAAGATAGTTTtctatgaaataaaaaatgaaaacaaaaaaatcagataCTTGAGGAGAGCTTtctataagacaaaaaaaaaaaaaataataaataaataaataaaaacaaaaaaatcagataCGTAAGGATAACCttctataaaacaaaacaaaacaaaaaaatgaaaacaaaaaaacgtaattTTGTATCTGTTTTAGATATCATTCCTGATTTATCTCTATCATTGAGTATTGGAAGATACATCAAATCTAATGCGTATGTGATCCCATTGCTGCGTATGTATGGTCCTCGATAATAGCTTCAGAAGGGGATGCcggaaatatattaataaatgaaccAACGCATGCACGCATCCATTAGCATTTGCGTACATCTGAACTACTTGACAAGTCCTATTAATGCGTATGAACTGCTTGACAAATATTAatgcatttgtgtttatttatttgcatagGGAAGTATGCCATTCAAACCCTTGATCTTCAGAATGTTCTCGAAGCCAGTGAATAATGAGTCGATCGTTCATTAATCATTCATCATCTCTGGGAAAAGGAATGAATAGAGGTTTTAAGCGAGTGACATGAGGTTAAAGCGAGTGACATGAATGGTTGTTTGTGCCATTGTTTGTCACCGGAATGGAATTCAttttcaccttcacctcctttctagtgcctctctgtctccgtgtgtgcttgtctgtgtctgggtttgtatcttgtctttctgtctgtctgtctgtctgtctttgtctctctcgctctttttctctctctccctctctctctctctcttttctctttctttctttctttctttttctccctcgctctctctctctctctctctctctctctctctctctctctctctttctctctctctttctctccctctttctctctctttctctctctctctttctctctccctttctctc contains the following coding sequences:
- the LOC138865281 gene encoding uncharacterized protein yields the protein MGPPAISDPQTHRTPRHTGPPDTPDPRHTEPPDIRDPQTHRTPRHTGPPDTPDPQPYRTPRHTGPPDTPDPQTHRTPRHTGPQTYRIPRHTGPQTHQTPRHTGPPDTPDPETYGTPRHTGTPDTPDPRHTGTPDTPDPRYTGPPAHTGPPDTPEPQTHRNPRHTGTPDTPEPQTHRNPRHTRPLDKLNPQTYRTLRHTGTPDTPDPQTHRTTRHTGPPDTPDPQTHRTPRHTGPTRTPSHIS